A region from the Azospirillaceae bacterium genome encodes:
- a CDS encoding hydantoinase/oxoprolinase family protein gives MTSTTERPSTRPGARIGADIGGTFTDIVLEVGGRRHSTKLLTTYDAPERALLDGVRLLLDEAGVVPRDVSLVVHGTTLATNALIERRGVATALLTTEGFRDVLALGSESRFDQYDIGMERPEPLVPRRLRVGVAERLDARGQVLVPLDEGAVRATAAQWRAQGIRSVAIAFLHSYANDRHERRAAEILREEMPGVSLSLSSEVSPEMREYERFSTTVANAYVQPLVDAYLRRLDEKLKVMGIGCPLYLMLSSGGLTTVDAAARYPVRLVESGPAGGAIFAASVAAERGVAQVVALDVGGTTAKICLINDGTPQTSQVFEVGRAHRFRKGSGLPLRIPVVEMVEIGAGGGSIAAVDNAGRLAVGPHSAGSEPGPAAYGRGGTRPTVTDADITLGRIDPSRFAGGKVTLDAAASATALAGLGIWDGKAETLAIGVSEIVDETMASAARVHAVEQGMTLDDRTLIAFGGAAPLHAARFAEKLGIREVIIPSGAGVGSAIGFLRAPVSYEMARSLTMLLDAVDFDRLNTLLDGMTAEARALVEAGAPGVAQVERRTCLARYKGQGYEIPFEIPARPLESGDAALLRAAFETAYRTQYGGVTLDLPIEMLTWRVTVGSPAWKPHDTVAVTATRDVEVTERRAVIDPDSGVALPFALVRREALRPGDRVQGPALITERETTTVVSPRFDAWMDANGYLVLTRRDEEVSP, from the coding sequence ATGACATCTACAACTGAGCGCCCCTCCACCCGTCCCGGGGCCCGCATCGGCGCCGACATCGGCGGCACCTTCACCGACATCGTGCTGGAGGTGGGGGGCCGCCGGCATTCCACCAAGCTGCTGACCACCTATGACGCGCCGGAACGGGCATTGCTGGACGGCGTCCGGCTGCTGCTGGATGAGGCCGGCGTGGTGCCGCGTGACGTATCGCTGGTGGTGCACGGCACCACGCTGGCGACCAACGCCCTGATCGAACGGCGCGGCGTTGCCACCGCCCTGCTGACCACCGAGGGTTTCCGCGACGTGCTGGCGCTGGGCAGCGAAAGCCGCTTCGACCAGTACGACATCGGCATGGAACGGCCGGAGCCGCTGGTGCCCCGCCGCTTGCGCGTCGGCGTGGCGGAGCGCCTGGACGCCCGGGGCCAGGTGCTGGTGCCGCTGGACGAGGGGGCGGTGCGCGCCACCGCCGCCCAGTGGCGCGCCCAGGGCATCCGCAGCGTCGCCATCGCCTTCCTGCACAGCTACGCCAACGACCGGCATGAGCGGCGGGCGGCGGAGATCCTGAGGGAGGAGATGCCGGGCGTCAGCCTGTCGCTGTCGTCCGAGGTCTCGCCCGAGATGCGGGAGTATGAGCGGTTCTCGACCACGGTCGCGAACGCCTATGTCCAGCCGCTGGTGGACGCCTATCTGCGTCGCCTGGATGAAAAGCTGAAGGTCATGGGCATCGGCTGCCCGCTGTATTTGATGCTGTCGTCGGGCGGCCTCACCACCGTGGACGCCGCCGCGCGCTATCCGGTGCGGCTGGTGGAAAGCGGGCCGGCGGGCGGCGCCATCTTCGCGGCCTCCGTCGCCGCCGAACGGGGTGTCGCCCAGGTGGTGGCCCTGGACGTGGGTGGCACCACCGCCAAGATCTGCTTGATCAATGACGGCACGCCGCAGACCTCGCAAGTGTTCGAGGTCGGCCGCGCCCATCGCTTCCGCAAGGGCAGCGGCCTGCCCCTGCGCATCCCGGTGGTGGAGATGGTGGAGATCGGCGCCGGCGGCGGCTCCATCGCCGCGGTCGACAATGCCGGCCGTTTGGCGGTGGGGCCGCACAGCGCGGGCTCCGAACCCGGGCCGGCCGCCTACGGCCGGGGCGGCACCCGGCCGACGGTGACGGATGCCGACATCACCCTGGGCCGCATCGACCCGTCGCGCTTCGCCGGCGGCAAGGTCACGCTGGACGCCGCCGCGTCCGCCACCGCCCTGGCGGGCCTTGGCATCTGGGATGGCAAGGCGGAGACCCTGGCCATCGGTGTCAGCGAGATCGTGGATGAGACCATGGCCAGTGCGGCCCGCGTCCACGCGGTGGAGCAGGGCATGACCCTGGACGACCGCACCCTGATCGCCTTCGGCGGTGCCGCGCCCCTGCACGCCGCCCGCTTCGCCGAAAAGCTGGGCATCCGTGAGGTCATCATCCCGTCCGGCGCCGGGGTGGGGTCCGCCATCGGCTTCCTGCGGGCGCCGGTGTCGTATGAGATGGCGCGCAGCCTGACCATGCTGCTGGACGCGGTGGACTTCGACCGGCTGAACACCCTGCTGGACGGCATGACGGCGGAGGCCCGCGCCCTGGTGGAGGCCGGCGCCCCCGGTGTGGCCCAGGTGGAACGGCGCACCTGCCTGGCCCGCTACAAGGGCCAGGGCTACGAGATCCCGTTCGAAATCCCGGCCCGGCCTTTGGAGAGTGGGGACGCCGCCCTGCTGCGCGCCGCGTTCGAGACGGCTTACCGCACCCAATATGGCGGCGTCACCCTGGACCTGCCCATCGAGATGCTGACCTGGCGGGTCACCGTCGGCTCCCCCGCGTGGAAACCGCACGACACCGTGGCCGTGACCGCCACGCGCGATGTGGAGGTCACGGAGCGGCGGGCGGTGATCGACCCCGACAGCGGCGTGGCGCTGCCCTTCGCCCTGGTGCGGCGTGAGGCCCTGCGCCCGGGCGACCGGGTCCAGGGCCCCGCCCTGATCACCGAACGCGAGACCACCACGGTCGTCTCGCCCCGTTTTGACGCCTGGATGGACGCCAACGGCTATCTGGTCCTGACCCGGCGCGATGAAGAGGTATCGCCATGA
- the allB gene encoding allantoinase AllB, protein MAAGPRFDRSPQSPGGGVRRLGFLTAPCGARSGGRGRVLRRQGQTSLVTTPGKSIMKADIVINGATLVTDSAMVQASIAIKDGAILAIGSADAMPPAAEVVDATGKYILPGAIDAHVHFRDPGYTHKETWETGTASAAMGGVTTVFEMPNTNPPTGTVAALNLKLKSAEQAYVDFGIYGLLGEENLTELEALIEGGVAGFKCFMGNTFGNLPSPPTGAILEGFEIVAKHGYRIALHAENASIMARRSKKLREAGRCDPLAHLDARPPVVATEAVARAAILAEWTGARIHILHVSSGDELRPLREAKARGVDITAETCPHYLLLDERAYTEKKSLIRVNPPVREKTHQDQLWTAVRDGTIDMIATDHAPHSHEEKHKDDIWTTDCGFTGVQTQMPLMLTQVSAGRLSLTDYVRMTSLAPAKAFGLYPRKGALLPGSDADLVVIDMERETQVDSARLKSKGSSTPFQGTATKGAPLHTLVRGRFVMRDGALVTEAKGHGRNVRRIQQMPTPTPRNVHTTTAAILKKRG, encoded by the coding sequence ATGGCGGCTGGGCCGCGCTTTGATAGGTCCCCTCAATCGCCGGGCGGCGGCGTCCGCCGCCTTGGCTTCCTCACTGCGCCCTGCGGTGCTCGTTCCGGCGGACGCGGTCGCGTCCTACGGCGGCAAGGGCAAACGTCGCTGGTCACCACCCCTGGGAAAAGCATCATGAAGGCAGACATCGTCATCAACGGCGCCACGCTGGTCACCGACAGCGCCATGGTCCAGGCCTCCATCGCCATCAAGGACGGCGCCATCCTGGCCATCGGCTCGGCCGACGCCATGCCGCCGGCGGCCGAGGTGGTGGACGCCACCGGCAAGTACATCCTGCCCGGCGCCATCGACGCCCATGTGCATTTCCGCGACCCCGGCTACACCCACAAGGAAACGTGGGAAACGGGCACGGCCAGCGCCGCCATGGGCGGGGTCACCACCGTGTTTGAGATGCCCAACACCAACCCGCCCACCGGCACGGTGGCGGCGCTGAACCTCAAGCTGAAGTCCGCCGAGCAGGCCTATGTCGATTTCGGCATCTACGGCCTGCTGGGCGAGGAAAACCTGACCGAGCTTGAGGCCCTGATCGAGGGCGGCGTGGCCGGCTTCAAGTGCTTCATGGGCAACACCTTCGGCAACTTGCCGTCGCCGCCCACCGGCGCCATCCTGGAAGGGTTCGAGATCGTGGCCAAGCACGGCTACCGCATCGCCCTGCATGCCGAGAACGCCTCCATCATGGCGCGCCGGTCCAAGAAGCTGCGTGAGGCCGGCCGCTGCGACCCCCTGGCCCACTTGGACGCCCGTCCGCCGGTGGTGGCGACGGAGGCGGTGGCGCGCGCCGCCATCCTGGCGGAATGGACTGGCGCCCGCATCCACATCCTGCATGTGTCGTCCGGTGACGAGTTGCGCCCCCTGCGGGAAGCCAAGGCGCGCGGCGTGGACATCACGGCGGAGACCTGCCCGCACTACCTGCTGCTGGATGAACGCGCCTATACCGAGAAGAAGTCGCTGATCCGCGTGAACCCGCCGGTGCGGGAGAAGACGCACCAGGACCAGCTGTGGACCGCCGTGCGCGACGGCACCATCGACATGATCGCCACCGACCACGCCCCGCATTCCCATGAGGAAAAGCACAAGGACGACATCTGGACGACGGATTGCGGCTTCACCGGCGTGCAGACGCAGATGCCCCTGATGCTGACCCAGGTATCGGCCGGCCGCCTGTCGCTGACCGATTATGTGCGCATGACCTCGCTGGCCCCGGCCAAGGCCTTTGGCCTGTATCCGCGCAAGGGCGCCCTGTTGCCGGGGTCGGACGCCGACCTGGTGGTGATCGACATGGAACGCGAAACCCAGGTGGACTCCGCCAGGCTGAAGTCCAAGGGCTCCAGCACGCCGTTCCAGGGCACCGCCACCAAGGGCGCGCCGCTGCACACCCTGGTGCGCGGCCGCTTCGTGATGCGCGACGGCGCCCTGGTGACGGAGGCCAAGGGCCACGGCCGCAACGTGCGCCGCATCCAGCAGATGCCCACACCCACGCCCCGCAATGTCCACACCACAACGGCGGCCATCCTGAAGAAGCGGGGGTGA
- a CDS encoding peroxiredoxin: MKVFKGARTILAIAAAVVVAGGASIAAAALPQGATAPDFQLQGALGGKPLTFSLRQALAQGPVVLYFFPAAFTKGCTIEAHDFAEATDDFKKLGATVIGVTAGNVDRVAEFSSVECRDKFAVAADPDAKVAIEYQNTIQADGRVISDRTSYVIAPDGKILLSYTDKNPDAHIEKAMEAVKAYAKAGK, from the coding sequence ATGAAAGTCTTCAAGGGTGCGCGCACGATCCTCGCCATCGCGGCGGCCGTGGTCGTGGCGGGGGGTGCTTCCATCGCCGCAGCCGCGCTGCCGCAGGGCGCCACGGCACCCGACTTCCAGCTGCAGGGCGCCCTGGGGGGCAAGCCGCTGACCTTCTCGCTGCGCCAGGCGTTGGCGCAGGGGCCGGTCGTGCTGTATTTCTTCCCGGCGGCCTTCACCAAGGGCTGCACGATCGAGGCGCATGACTTCGCCGAGGCGACGGACGATTTCAAGAAGCTGGGCGCCACCGTCATCGGCGTCACCGCCGGCAATGTCGACCGCGTGGCCGAGTTCTCCAGCGTGGAATGCCGGGACAAGTTCGCGGTCGCGGCCGACCCCGACGCCAAGGTCGCCATCGAATACCAGAACACCATCCAGGCCGACGGCCGCGTCATCTCCGACCGGACGTCCTATGTGATCGCGCCCGACGGCAAGATCCTGCTGAGCTACACCGACAAGAACCCCGACGCGCACATCGAGAAGGCGATGGAGGCCGTCAAGGCCTACGCCAAGGCGGGCAAGTAG
- a CDS encoding SDR family NAD(P)-dependent oxidoreductase, with protein MDLSLKGKKILITGAGKGMGPEICSSFAEEGADIAILGRDMAALAEVSATVDGLGVRSLVLSCDVMDAPQCDDAVAATVAHFGHVDVLVNVAGGTGPVGATAWETSPEAFDEIIRLNMAGCFHMMRAVLPGMVARRYGKIVNVGGTFGLRGRAGRMAYSASKWGLRGITKSTAIEAGPHNINVNIVAPGMVDGPRFRTKVMPAVAKARGLTEEEVIAEHAAEYALRRISTARDVAAACLFLASDVSKQITGVDLPVDGGWAAL; from the coding sequence ATGGATCTGTCTCTCAAGGGAAAGAAGATTCTAATCACGGGTGCCGGCAAAGGTATGGGGCCGGAGATTTGTTCTTCCTTTGCCGAAGAGGGTGCTGATATTGCGATTTTAGGTAGAGACATGGCCGCTTTGGCGGAAGTGTCTGCCACGGTGGACGGGCTGGGCGTCCGGTCGCTGGTGCTTTCGTGCGATGTCATGGACGCCCCGCAATGCGACGATGCCGTCGCGGCAACGGTGGCCCATTTCGGTCACGTGGACGTCCTGGTCAACGTCGCGGGTGGCACGGGGCCGGTGGGCGCCACGGCCTGGGAAACCAGCCCGGAAGCCTTCGATGAGATCATCCGCCTGAACATGGCCGGGTGCTTCCACATGATGCGTGCCGTCCTTCCCGGCATGGTCGCGCGGCGCTATGGCAAGATCGTCAACGTCGGCGGTACCTTTGGCCTGCGCGGGCGTGCCGGTCGCATGGCCTATTCCGCCTCCAAATGGGGCCTGCGCGGCATCACCAAGTCCACCGCCATCGAGGCCGGGCCGCACAACATCAACGTCAACATCGTCGCCCCCGGCATGGTGGACGGCCCGCGCTTCCGCACCAAGGTGATGCCCGCCGTGGCCAAGGCCCGCGGCCTGACGGAGGAGGAGGTGATCGCCGAGCATGCGGCCGAATACGCCCTGCGCCGCATCAGCACGGCGCGCGACGTGGCGGCGGCCTGCCTGTTCCTGGCGTCCGACGTGTCCAAGCAGATCACGGGCGTCGACCTGCCGGTCGATGGCGGCTGGGCCGCGCTTTGA
- a CDS encoding hydantoinase B/oxoprolinase family protein, producing the protein MTAALNELRTQVIWTRLISIVEEQAQTLMRTAFSTTVRDAGDLSAALFDLDGRLIAEAVTGTPGHVNSMAAGVRHFLDRFPVATMAEGDHFITNDPWLTAGHLHDVTVLSPAFHQGRIVGLFGVCCHQVDIGGLGQGPDGRSIFEEGLQIPLMKLASRGVLNQDLLAILCLNVRMPLQVRGDVLSYISSNEAASRRLSAMLVEFRLADLGGVADYIVAQSLAATRAEIAKLPRGSWTSELVIDGYDHPITLRARLTIEADRILVDYEGTDACVPRGINVVLNYCRAYTIFGLRCVISPEVPNNYGALLPFEVVAPEGSILNVQRPWPVAARHVIGQMLPDVVFGCLSQAIPDRVPAEGSSCLWSVQLRGRHPAGDAQGGDSFDAIFFNSGGSGARPCQDGLSGTAFPSGVRAMPVEITENSAPIVIWRKELLTDSGGIGERRGGLGQRVEVAMRDDSAFEVLAMFERVDHPAAGRDGGGDGSHGVVRLASGKGMQAKGLQQIPAGDRLVLDIPGGAGLGAPTARAAALVARDVEEGFVSAEAAARDYNGGTGV; encoded by the coding sequence ATGACGGCGGCGTTGAACGAACTGCGCACCCAGGTGATCTGGACCCGGCTGATCTCCATCGTCGAGGAACAGGCCCAGACCTTGATGCGCACCGCCTTTTCCACCACGGTGCGCGACGCCGGCGACCTGTCGGCCGCCCTATTCGACCTGGACGGGCGGCTGATCGCGGAGGCCGTGACCGGCACGCCGGGCCACGTCAATTCCATGGCCGCCGGCGTGCGCCATTTCCTGGACAGGTTCCCCGTCGCCACCATGGCGGAGGGGGACCACTTCATCACCAACGACCCCTGGCTGACCGCCGGCCACCTGCATGACGTGACGGTACTGTCGCCGGCCTTCCACCAGGGGCGCATCGTCGGGCTGTTTGGCGTCTGCTGTCACCAGGTGGACATCGGCGGCCTGGGGCAGGGGCCGGACGGCCGCTCCATCTTTGAGGAAGGCTTGCAGATCCCCCTGATGAAGCTGGCCAGCCGGGGCGTGCTGAACCAGGATCTGCTGGCCATCCTGTGCCTGAACGTGCGCATGCCCCTGCAGGTGCGGGGCGACGTGCTGTCCTACATCTCCAGCAATGAGGCGGCGTCCCGCCGGCTCAGCGCCATGCTGGTGGAATTCCGGCTGGCGGACCTGGGCGGCGTCGCCGACTACATCGTCGCCCAGTCGCTGGCGGCCACCCGGGCGGAGATCGCCAAGCTGCCCCGGGGCAGTTGGACCAGCGAACTGGTGATCGACGGTTACGACCACCCCATCACCCTGCGCGCCCGGCTGACCATCGAGGCCGACCGCATCCTGGTCGATTATGAGGGTACCGACGCCTGCGTGCCGCGCGGCATCAACGTCGTGCTCAACTACTGCCGCGCCTACACCATCTTCGGCCTGCGCTGCGTCATCTCGCCGGAGGTGCCGAACAACTATGGCGCCCTGCTGCCGTTTGAGGTGGTGGCGCCGGAGGGCAGCATCCTGAACGTCCAGCGGCCCTGGCCGGTGGCCGCCCGCCACGTCATCGGCCAGATGCTGCCCGACGTGGTGTTCGGCTGCCTCTCCCAGGCCATTCCGGATCGGGTGCCGGCGGAGGGCAGTTCCTGCCTGTGGAGCGTACAGCTGCGCGGTCGCCACCCGGCAGGCGATGCCCAGGGGGGCGACAGCTTCGACGCCATCTTCTTCAACAGCGGCGGGTCGGGCGCCCGGCCGTGCCAGGACGGCCTGTCCGGCACCGCCTTCCCCAGCGGTGTGCGCGCCATGCCGGTGGAAATCACCGAGAACAGCGCCCCCATCGTCATCTGGCGCAAGGAACTGCTGACCGACAGCGGCGGCATCGGCGAGCGGCGCGGCGGCCTGGGCCAGCGGGTGGAGGTCGCCATGCGTGACGACAGCGCGTTCGAGGTGCTGGCCATGTTTGAACGGGTGGACCACCCGGCGGCGGGCCGCGACGGTGGCGGCGACGGGTCGCACGGCGTGGTGCGGCTGGCGTCGGGTAAGGGCATGCAGGCCAAGGGCCTACAGCAAATCCCCGCCGGCGACAGGCTGGTGCTGGACATCCCCGGCGGCGCCGGCCTGGGCGCCCCCACCGCCCGCGCGGCCGCCCTGGTGGCGCGCGACGTGGAGGAAGGCTTCGTCTCGGCTGAGGCCGCCGCCCGGGACTACAACGGCGGCACGGGCGTCTGA
- a CDS encoding LysR family transcriptional regulator: protein MALRNQRIWLYINEVARVGSVRQAAERLNVTPSALLRRIQDVEHDLGAPVFERHSSGVRLTAAGEVLIRWIRSQSAELRRVYSEIEELAGLQRGEIRLACSQAVARGFVLRQVAAFRKKHPNVRFKITVTDHSTAMRQLTAFEIDLVLIFRPLRHPELHPIMSIGQGLVAIMNANHPLAAKDVVRLRECAEYETAMPESSFGGREIIESRLAASSAKLSIGVESNSFDLLGDLVAVSDLIAFQIDIGADLWRNDPRYAVRRISDLDRTYGPMVLGQLKGRPLPLAAAKFAEQMARELNDCRSLPTLGDYSPEDDTVPYTDQAGA, encoded by the coding sequence ATGGCACTGCGGAATCAAAGGATTTGGCTCTACATCAATGAAGTCGCGCGCGTCGGATCGGTGCGCCAGGCGGCGGAGCGGTTGAACGTCACCCCCTCGGCCCTGCTGCGGCGCATCCAGGACGTGGAACACGATCTGGGCGCCCCGGTGTTCGAGCGGCACTCCTCCGGCGTCCGCCTGACGGCGGCGGGTGAGGTGCTGATCCGCTGGATCCGCTCGCAATCGGCCGAACTGCGCCGCGTCTATTCGGAGATCGAGGAACTGGCCGGCCTGCAGCGCGGCGAAATCCGGCTGGCGTGCAGCCAGGCGGTGGCGCGCGGCTTCGTGCTGCGCCAGGTGGCGGCCTTCCGCAAGAAGCACCCCAACGTCCGCTTCAAGATCACGGTCACCGACCATTCCACGGCCATGCGCCAGCTGACCGCGTTCGAAATCGACCTGGTGCTGATCTTCCGGCCGCTGCGGCATCCGGAGTTGCACCCCATCATGTCGATCGGCCAGGGGCTGGTCGCCATCATGAATGCCAACCACCCGCTGGCCGCCAAGGACGTGGTCCGCCTGCGCGAGTGCGCGGAGTATGAGACCGCCATGCCGGAATCATCGTTCGGCGGACGCGAGATCATCGAAAGCCGGCTGGCCGCCAGTTCCGCCAAGCTGTCGATCGGGGTGGAATCCAACAGCTTCGACCTGCTGGGCGACCTGGTCGCGGTGTCCGACCTGATCGCCTTCCAGATCGATATCGGTGCCGACCTGTGGCGCAACGATCCGCGCTACGCCGTCCGCCGCATCAGCGACCTGGACCGCACCTATGGCCCCATGGTGCTGGGCCAGTTGAAGGGCCGCCCCCTGCCCCTGGCCGCCGCCAAGTTCGCCGAGCAGATGGCCCGGGAACTCAACGACTGCCGGTCGCTGCCCACCCTGGGCGACTACTCACCGGAAGATGACACGGTGCCCTACACCGACCAGGCGGGGGCATGA